Proteins from one Mobula birostris isolate sMobBir1 chromosome 10, sMobBir1.hap1, whole genome shotgun sequence genomic window:
- the LOC140203889 gene encoding uncharacterized protein: MGVVPYLCLLLSCLAGVRSDIVLTQPESVVAKPGHSHRLTCAVSGFDISSRYMYWVKQVPGKGLEWLVSYYSESYKYYAPGIQSRFTASKGSSNFYLQMNNLRLDDTATYYCVKGCYYDVYESIQSYRRRYTMGCDGWDGTVWQMADPSIHKPNRTKLLELGSSGASTGLYPESRPELKPLISTASKSGSVLRAMGVIPHQSPPVLSGRRAVRHRADTARVSGGKARTFPQTDLCGQWVRHQQLLHELGETGPGKGLGWLLAYRIESYMYYAPGDQSRFTSSKDSQRGL, encoded by the exons ATGGGGGTCGTTCCTTATCTCTGTCTCCTCCTGTCTTGTCTGGCAG GCGTGCGGTCCGACATCGTGCTGACACAGCCCGAGTCAGTGGTGGCAAAGCCCGGACATTCCCACAGACTGACCTGTGCGGTCAGTGGGTTCGATATCAGCAGCCGCTACATGTACTGGGTGAAACAGGTCCCCGGGAAAGGGCTGGAGTGGTTGGTATCGTATTATAGTGAAAGTTACAAGTACTACGCGCCTGGAATCCAGAGCCGGTTCACCGCTTCCAAGGGCAGCAGCAACTTCTATCTGCAAATGAACAACCTGAGACTGGACGACACGGCTACCTACTACTGTGTGAAAGGCTGCTATTACGATGTATACGAGAGTATACAGAGTTACCGTAGGCGCTATACTATGGgatgtgatggttgggatggcacAGTGTGGCAGATGGCGGATCCCTCCATACACAAACCTAACCGCACAAAACTCTTGGAATTGGGCTCTTCGGGCGCTTCCACCGGCCTTTACCCCGAAAGTCGGCCTGAGCTGAAGCCGCTAATCTCAACAGCGTCCAAGTCCGGCTCAGTTCTCAGGGCGATGGGGGTCATTCCTCATCAGTCTCCTCCTGTCTTGTCTGGCAG GCGTGCGGTCCGACATCGTGCTGACACAGCCCGAGTCAGCGGTGGTAAAGCCCGGACATTCCCACAGACTGACCTGTGCGGTCAGTGGGTTCGACATCAACAACTACTACATGAGCTGGGTGAAACAGGTCCCGGGAAAGGGCTGGGGTGGTTGCTAGCGTATAGAATAGAAAGTTACATGTACTACGCGCCTGGAGACCAGAGCCGATTCACCTCTTCCAAGGACAGCCAGAGAGGGTTGTGA